TGGTTGTTTATCGTGAATTTTATTCTTAATGGCAGGAATGAGTATGATAATAACTAACTTAAGAAAATTTATTAATAATAAAAAAGGTGTGCTTTCTATTGAGTTTGCAGTAGTATTTTTTATTTTTATCGCATTAACTTATGTTGTTTACGATATTTATAGTTCAATTATGTTACAAAATAAATTAGACCGTGCAACTTATACAGTTGCCTCTTTATTTCGAGAACGCACAAGTTTATACCCAACCATTGATGACACTACAAATGGCAATATTGATCCTTCTTTTTCTTTATGCAGTAAACAATCAACATCATGTTTTGAAACTAAAGAGTTACTAGATCAAAAACAAGTCGATGAGATGCAAAAATTAGCAAAAAAATTATTAAATAGAAATGTGGCAATTAAAATAGATAGTTTATTTATTTTACAAAATGTAGATTTCCCTGCCGATTTAAATCAGGCAAAACTAGTCAGTGTTTCTGGATTATCTTGTAATTCATCGGTTTGTAATAATGACGTAAAAAATTATTTTGATTCACTGCCAAATATTGCAG
The genomic region above belongs to Orbaceae bacterium lpD02 and contains:
- the tadF gene encoding tight adherence pilus pseudopilin TadF — its product is MIITNLRKFINNKKGVLSIEFAVVFFIFIALTYVVYDIYSSIMLQNKLDRATYTVASLFRERTSLYPTIDDTTNGNIDPSFSLCSKQSTSCFETKELLDQKQVDEMQKLAKKLLNRNVAIKIDSLFILQNVDFPADLNQAKLVSVSGLSCNSSVCNNDVKNYFDSLPNIAGKSGASLADYTKLVPYVSRVGAQAGINGRWIPLYRINVCITNNESLYLKLFDRTRSDSNILPNLCSEAVVISRCNDLGNVTKNCPIYL